A region from the Pelobates fuscus isolate aPelFus1 chromosome 1, aPelFus1.pri, whole genome shotgun sequence genome encodes:
- the LOC134601002 gene encoding olfactory receptor 6B1-like translates to MENQSAVSEFVLVGFPGLPLKLYNLVSMIAFFIFNISLYANGIVIVVNTKNVHLHKPMYVIIANLALSDLLMDIITLPKILAKYWFGDNSISFNLCFFQMFFVHNLSALDSFIIMLMAIDRYVAICKPLRYFSIISNGLMANICCVFWFTAAIIGMYVTIISAKLPYCGPNRIKNYYCSLTPVVVLACADSAPTRKIGFVTAMIAHLLPLSFIIFSYVRIIKAIRSTSGSETWQKAFYTCTTHLFVIVMYYVPRLMVYIYNQVQLIPNADLNVLLICLYTFVPHFASPIVYCLRTEEIKQTLLKAFKKKKINS, encoded by the coding sequence ATGGAGAATCAATCAGCCGTTTCTGAGTTTGTACTTGTTGGATTTCCAGGACTCCCACTGAAATTATATAATCTAGTTTCTATGATAGCATTTTTTATCTTTAACATATCATTGTATGCAAATGGAATAGTAATAGTTGTGAACACTAAGAATGTACACCTACACAAGCCAATGTATGTAATCATTGCAAACCTTGCTCTCTCCGATCTTCTTATGGACATTATAACTTTACCCAAAATCCTTGCCAAGTATTGGTTTGGTGACAATTCTATTTCTTTTAATCTTTGTTTCTTCCAAATGTTTTTTGTCCATAATCTGTCAGCACTTGATTCTTTCATTATCATGCTCATGGCAATCGATCGCTATGTTGCCATTTGTAAGCCTCTGAGATATTTCTCCATTATTAGTAATGGGCTAATGGCTAATATATGCTGTGTGTTTTGGTTTACAGCAGCTATTATTGGAATGTATGTTACGATCATAAGTGCAAAGCTTCCCTATTGTGGACCGAACAGAATCAAGAACTATTATTGTAGCCTGACACCAGTTGTAGTTTTGGCTTGTGCAGATTCAGCACCCACCAGAAAAATTGGTTTTGTTACTGCCATGATTGCTCATCTCCTCCCATTATCTTTTATTATATTCTCATATGTAAGGATCATTAAGGCAATCCGATCAACATCTGGCTCAGAAACGTGGCAGAAGGCTTTTTACACATGTACCACGCATTTGTTTGTCATTGTAATGTATTATGTCCCTCGACTCATGGTTTACATCTACAACCAGGTCCAGTTAATACCCAATGCTGATTTGAATGTGCTACTTATTTGTCTCTATACATTTGTGCCACATTTTGCCAGTCCTATTGTATACTGTCTCAGAACTGAAGAAATTAAGCAAACTCTGCTAAAAGCTTTTAAGAAGAAGAAGATCAATTCATAA